The Malus domestica chromosome 10, GDT2T_hap1 genome contains a region encoding:
- the LOC103436893 gene encoding ABC transporter G family member 22-like, whose translation MEVGRDHREFDCDSPFVEEGLNEATKTPKSTGNNDMSVIQENVGCCMTTSTCITQHEEKKNNEDGILRKLGRRSFEKKMEPPSGKMIHKTESFGSHLLINMDEVISNTVTESFDKRGSILSRTSSTGLGNSFSLAEGDISDNIALRVQSPKRTKSMSTEEGGPDADKGRKLHVEPSLPIYLKFQDVKHKVAAAKGMKSSNAEYILHGITGSVLPGEVLALMGPSGGGKTTLLNLLSGRVKLKTGTITYNDQPYTKFLKQRIGFVMQDDLLFSHLTVKETLTYAALLRLPLTLTRNQKKERAMNVINELGLERCQDTLIGGPFVKGVSGGERKRVCIGNEILLNPSLLFLDEPTSGLDSTAALRILQMLHIIAKAGKTVVTTIHQPSSRIFNKFDKLILLGRGSSLYFGKASESMTYFSSIGCAPLIAMNPAEFLVDLANGNTNDKSLPTELEDERPSAVDVHEFLVEANQVRLAEMKKTKLLSSVQTEGENMLQGKGMRYLRESNATWCEQFSILFRRGLRERRHEYLSCLRVFQVVSTAIIIGLLWWQSDTSSRRQLQDQAGLLFFISVFWTFFPLFTAVFTFPQERAILAKERSVEMYKLSAYFLARNTSDVPLDLLLPLAFLVIVYLMTGLKLTFTAFIQTMLTIFLSIVASQGLGLTIGAAFVDVKKASTLASIVVMTFMLSGGFFIKKVPSNVSWIRYISFNYHTYRLLLKIQYGCPSGSGTSGNETCESQLIKELRLDSGVMEVGAMIVMIIGYRLLAYLFLRAMKFRTMI comes from the exons ATGGAGGTTGGTAGAGATCATCGTGAGTTCGACTGTGACTCTCCTTTTGTTGAGGAGGGTTTGAATGAAGCTacaaaaacacccaaaagtACCGGAAACAACGACATGAGTGTAATCCAAGAAAACGTTGGCTGCTGTATGACAACTTCAACTTGTATAACTCAgcatgaagaaaagaaaaataatgaagATGGAATATTGCGCAAACTTGGAAGACGAAGTTTTGAGAAGAAAATGGAACCACCAAGTGGGAAAATGATTCACAAAACAGAGTCATTTGGCTCCCACCTACTAATCAATATGGATGAAGTTATTAGCAATACTGTTACTGAAAGCTTTGACAAGAGAGGTTCCATATTAAGCAGGACTTCTAGCACTGGCTTGGGCAATTCTTTCTCTCTTGCTGAAGGAGACATCTCAGACAATATTGCCTTGAGAGTGCAGAGTCCAAAACGCA CTAAGTCTATGTCAACTGAAGAAGGAGGTCCAGATGCAGACAAAGGGAGAAAACTCCATGTGGAACCCAGCTTACCAATTTATCTCAAG TTCCAAGATGTCAAGCATAAGGTTGCTGCTGCAAAGGGTATGAAAAGCTCAAATGCAGAGTACATACTGCATGGAATCACTGGCTCAGTGCTTCCAGGAGAGGTTCTTGCTCTAATGGGACCTTCTGGAGGAGGCAAAACCACTTTGCTGAATCTCCTCAGTGGAAGAGTAAAACTCAAAACTGGTACCATCACTTACAATGACCAACCATACACCAAGTTTCTCAAACAGAG GATTGGATTTGTAATGCAAGATGATCTTCTGTTCTCCCATCTTACAGTCAAAGAAACTCTAACTTATGCTGCTCTACTCCGTCTTCCACTTACCTTAACCAGAAATCAGAAAAAAGAAAGGGCCATGAATGTGATTAATGAGCTAGGCCTCgaaag GTGCCAGGATACACTTATTGGTGGCCCATTTGTTAAAGGAGTTTCTGGTGGTGAGAGGAAAAGAGTGTGCATTGGAAATGAAATCCTGCTCAATCCATCACTTCTGTTCTTAGACGAACCAACTTCCGGTCTTGATTCAACCGCAGCACTTCGAATACTTCAGATGCTCCACATTATTGCAAAG GCTGGCAAGACAGTGGTGACTACAATACATCAACCGTCTAGTAGAATATTTAACAAGTTTGATAAACTCATCCTCTTGGGTAGAGGAAGCTCCTTGTACTTTGGAAAAGCCTCTGAATCGATGACATACTTCTCCTCAATCGGTTGTGCACCGCTTATAGCTATGAACCCCGCAGAGTTTCTCGTTGATCTTGCAAATGGTAACACAAATGACAAATCACTTCCAACAGAACTGGAGGATGAAAGGCCTTCCGCGGTTGATGTCCACGAG TTTCTGGTAGAGGCCAATCAAGTCAGACTTGCagaaatgaaaaaaacaaaGCTCCTAAGTTCTGTGCAGACAGAGGGGGAGAATATGTTGCAAGGCAAGGGGATGAGATACTTGAGGGAATCAAATGCAACTTGGTGCGAAcagttttcaattctttttaggAGGGGCCTTAGGGAGAGACGCCACGAATACTTAAGTTGTTTGCGTGTATTTCAAGTTGTCTCAACTGCTATAATAATAGGACTCCTATGGTGGCAGTCTGATACTTCTTCCCGAAGACAGCTTCAAGATCAGGCAGGATTGTTATTCTTCATTTCAGTATTTTGGACCTTCTTCCCTTTATTCACTGCAGTTTTCACATTTCCGCAAGAAAGAGCAATACTTGCTAAAGAGAGATCAGTGGAGATGTACAAACTCAGTGCATACTTTTTAGCTAGAAACACTAGTGATGTTCCTCTGGATCTCCTGCTGCCGTTAGCCTTCCTCGTCATTGTTTACTTAATGACAGGCTTGAAGCTGACCTTTACTGCATTTATCCAAACAATGCTAACAATTTTCCTCAGCATCGTCGCCTCTCAG GGTCTTGGATTGACCATAGGTGCAGCATTTGTCGATGTGAAAAAGGCATCAACGCTAGCTTCCATCGTCGTTATGACCTTTATGTTATCTGGTGGATTCTTTATCAAG AAAGTTCCATCAAATGTTTCGTGGATACGCTATATCTCGTTCAACTACCACACTTACAGGCTACTCCTGAAAATTCAGTATGGTTGCCCATCAGGTTCAGGTACCTCTGGAAATGAAACATGTGAGTCTCAATTAATCAAAGAATTAAGACTGGATTCAGGTGTGATGGAAGTTGGAGCTATGATTGTGATGATCATTGGGTACAGGTTACTAGCCTATTTATTTCTCAGGGCAATGAAATTCAGGACTATGATATAG